Below is a genomic region from Flavobacteriales bacterium.
ATGGAACACTGAATGAAGTGATCAATGGCGTTTTATCGCATCCTCACCATGTGCCCTGCATAGCGCTTTTGCCTTATGGAAGCGGAAATGATTTTTCGCGCATGGCTTTTGGATTTCATCAACCGCAGGAATTAATGGAGGCCTTGCGGAAACAAAAACGTAAGACGGTCGACATTCCCGTACTTCGTTCTACTGCTGAAAACACAGAGAGCCGAAAAATGTATTATGTAAACATGCTCGATGCAGGAATTGGCGGTGTGGTGAGCAGAAAAGTGAACCGCAGTAAAAAACGATTGGGTGTGGGATTTTCATTTTTCACTTCCATTTTAAGCACTTTTTTAACGTATTCAACCAGCCGTGCGCGGATTGTGTTGAATGGAAAAGAAGTGATTGAAAAGAAAATTCTGATGGTTGCCGTTGCCAATGGAATCTCATTCGGAAACGGACTCATCATCTCGCCCGATTCGCGTCCCGACGATGGTAAATTAAACGTGATTGTATTCGGTGATGTCAGTGTGTGGCTTTATCTGAAATACCTTCCTAAAATCCGCAAGGGGATTAAAATTGAACATCCGGAAATCAGTTACCATTTGGCGCAATCCATTTCGGTAGAACCCATTTCTCATTCTCTATCTGTTGAGTACGATGGAGAATTTGGAGGATATGCGCCCCTGAAGGTGGAGTTGAACGGGACAAAAATTGATTTTCTGGTTCCTGTATTATAATACCTCCGGGTCACTTTCTTCACCATTGAACCGCTCTTCATTCATGTTTTTTTCTGCTTTCATTTGTAAAACCATAGGGTGAATCATACCGATGGCTGAAATGGGCAGGAATAAAATAACGATTCCCAGACCGGCAGCAAATACAAATGGGACCATGAATAAAATATTTGTATCCAACAGATTGAAGAAAAAATAATTCAGTCGTTCTACTACATAAGTGAGGCCCATAAACATGAGTTCAATGGAAACGATTAATAAAAGGAAACCGGATATTATTCCTTTCCATGCAATCTCTCTTTTATTAATGGAATAGGTATAATGAAAAATTAAAAAGGGGACGAGATGAAACAAAATGATTTGAGCGTCTTCTTTAAAGAAATTGGGATGATAATAAAGTATTGAACCCAAACTCGGTTCTTCAGGCGGAAAATACATTTGAAAGATAAAAATTAAAATTCCACCGATAATTCCGCCTACGATACAACGAATGAATGTGATTTCCTTCAGCATCATTTTAAAATAGTCGCGCGAAATACCTTCCTCATTTTTCGAATGCAACAGCATTTTATAAAACACCATGTAAAATCCGCAGCTAAATACCACTGATGTGAAATAGAATGAATTAAAGATAACAGGAATCTCCAGTGGTTGTAGTGGTGCTTCCAGGAAATAGAAGTAATAATTATAGACGTATTTAAACTCGATAATGGCGATGATGTAAGGGATAAAAAAACTAATCAAAAAGGAAATAATGGAAAATCCAACGAGAAAAGAGAATATGTTTTTCTTTCTGTAATAGAAGCGTAACATTTCAAAAATGCTCGCTTGAAATAGATCGATAAAGCGAATTTTTTTCATGCTTTTTCAGAGGTAAAGTGAAGTCCTGCGTAAACCAATAATCCGTTTAAACCCAATAATTCATATCCAAATTCATATCCGTCGAA
It encodes:
- a CDS encoding diacylglycerol kinase family lipid kinase encodes the protein MSIVFIVKSTIRNKQNFYRFLEEFRSFGHIERIEVKETQKAGHAISLAFQSCNEGFEYVIAVGGDGTLNEVINGVLSHPHHVPCIALLPYGSGNDFSRMAFGFHQPQELMEALRKQKRKTVDIPVLRSTAENTESRKMYYVNMLDAGIGGVVSRKVNRSKKRLGVGFSFFTSILSTFLTYSTSRARIVLNGKEVIEKKILMVAVANGISFGNGLIISPDSRPDDGKLNVIVFGDVSVWLYLKYLPKIRKGIKIEHPEISYHLAQSISVEPISHSLSVEYDGEFGGYAPLKVELNGTKIDFLVPVL